A single genomic interval of Monodelphis domestica isolate mMonDom1 chromosome X, mMonDom1.pri, whole genome shotgun sequence harbors:
- the LOC100020697 gene encoding polyadenylate-binding protein 1-like produces MASRRTSDAKADAAKGSGDHVFLTGENPSAAVAFGIPGAPGEPGGPGGPGEPRGPRGPSGPLEPGGQSATYSTEVMEVKPSSTVGVSKPIEMIEQSKPIEIMGSSDEIEPMGQNEPMMGPVMGPNEPVTGFNVPGMGSNETVMGLNAPMMSQNEPVMGRNETVMEPKESILGLKETVMGSVQSGPSGETELKMQIEESKQSEIKEQNVPDEPGEASGQTKAVELSEVVVASEVRGPFEARGPPEMNISGPFEASGLLGACGPLGASGPLGASGPLGAGGPLGAGGPLGAGGPLGASGLLGAGGPLEASGPLDVSGATAVPMASLYVGDLHHDVTEAMLYEKFSPAGPILSIRVCRDMLTRRSLGYAYVNFQQLADAERVLETMNLDVIKGKPVRIMWSQRDPSLRKSGVGNIFIKNLEKSIDNKALYKTFSAFGNILSCKVISDENGSKGYGFVHFENQQAADKAIEKMNGVRLNNLKVYVGRFKSRKERELELGARARDFTNVYIKNFGEDMDNDRLTEVFGKFGHALSVKVMTDESGKSKGFGFVSYEKHEDAQRAVDEMNGKEFNGKRIYVGRAQKKGERQTELKRHFEQVKQERSSRYQGVNLYVKNLDDSIDDERLRKAFSPFGTITSAKVMMEGGHSRGFGFVCFSAPEEAAKAVSEMNGKLVATKPLYVALAQRKRDRQVHLTNQYMQRMASFQAMSNPVFSPYQPPPTSRYFMTPLPQPQTRPAYYPYGQIPQFRPSPPHWAVPGGRFHPFQTIPGVMRPRGPAPAPAPAPAPFNPVTSSSVPVSALMNTQHIVNPSSQMLGPPNPPFMPPMRSVQQYKYAAGVRNPKHLNMPLPVTTPQPAGLFEFQEPLTASMLAATPPQEQKQILGERLFPLIQALNPVLAGKITGMLLEIDNSELLHMLESPESLQAKVDEAVAVLEAHQAKEAAEKKGDTDPKMPPD; encoded by the coding sequence ATGGCTTCCCGAAGGACTTCGGATGCCAAAGCAGACGCTGCCAAAGGCAGTGGAGACCATGTTTTCCTTACCGGTGAGAACCCCAGCGCTGCTGTGGCTTTTGGTATCCCCGGGGCTCCGGGTGAACCTGGCGGGCCTGGCGGGCCTGGTGAGCCTCGCGGCCCTCGCGGGCCTAGCGGGCCACTTGAGCCTGGCGGTCAGAGCGCTACCTATTCGACTGAAGTGATGGAGGTTAAGCCTAGTAGCACTGTTGGGGTGAGTAAACCAATTGAGATGATTGAGCAGAGCAAGCCAATTGAGATAATGGGATCGAGTGACGAGATCGAACCCATGGGACAGAATGAGCCGATGATGGGACCAGTGATGGGACCAAATGAGCCAGTGACAGGATTTAATGTGCCAGGGATGGGATCTAATGAGACTGTGATGGGACTTAATGCACCTATGATGAGTCAGAATGAGCCCGTGATGGGGCGTAACGAGACTGTGATGGAACCTAAGGAATCTATTTTGGGACTTAAAGAGACTGTGATGGGATCTGTGCAGAGTGGGCCAAGTGGAGAGACTGAGCTCAAAATGCAAATTGAGGAAAGTAAGCAGAGTGAGATAAAGGAACAGAACGTTCCAGATGAGCCCGGTGAGGCAAGCGGGCAAACTAAAGCAGTTGAGCTGAGCGAGGTGGTAGTGGCATCAGAGGTGAGAGGGCCTTTTGAGGCAAGAGGGCCTCCTGAGATGAATATAAGTGGGCCTTTTGAGGCGAGTGGGCTACTTGGGGCCTGCGGGCCACTTGGAGCCAGTGGGCCACTTGGAGCCAGTGGGCCGCTTGGAGCCGGTGGGCCGCTTGGAGCCGGTGGGCCGCTTGGAGCCGGTGGGCCGCTTGGGGCCAGTGGGCTACTTGGGGCCGGCGGGCCACTTGAGGCGAGTGGGCCACTTGATGTGAGTGGGGCCACCGCAGTCCCAATGGCATCCCTGTATGTGGGCGATCTCCACCATGACGTGACAGAGGCAATGCTGTATGAAAAATTCAGCCCTGCTGGGCCTATCTTGTCCATTCGAGTGTGTAGGGATATGCTCACCCGCCGTTCCCTGGGCTACGCCTATGTTAACTTCCAGCAGTTAGCGGATGCTGAGCGGGTGCTGGAGACCATGAACCTGGATGTGATTAAGGGCAAGCCGGTTCGTATTATGTGGTCCCAGCGTGACCCCTCCCTGCGCAAGAGTGGCGTAGGCAACATTTTCATCAAAAATCTAGAGAAGTCCATTGACAACAAAGCCCTGTATAAGACTTTCTCTGCCTTTGGTAATATCCTGTCCTGCAAGGTGATCAGTGATGAGAATGGTTCTAAGGGCTATGGCTTTGTTCACTTTGAAAACCAACAGGCTGCCGACAAAGCCATTGAGAAAATGAATGGGGTACGTCTGAATAATCTCAAAGTATATGTAGGACGCTTTAAATCCCGCAAAGAGAGAGAACTGGAACTTGGAGCTAGAGCTAGAGATTTCACTAATGTGTACATCAAGAATTTTGGAGAAGATATGGACAATGATAGACTTACTGAGGTCTTTGGCAAATTTGGACATGCTTTGAGTGTAAAAGTGATGACTGACGAAAGTGGCAAGTCCAAAGGTTTTGGATTTGTGAGTTATGAAAAACATGAAGATGCTCAGAGAGCTGTAGATGAAATGAATGGGAAGGAGTTCAATGGAAAGCGCATTTATGTTGGCCGAGctcagaaaaagggagaaaggcagACAGAGCTCAAGCGCCATTTTGAACAGGTGAAACAAGAGAGAAGCAGCAGATACCAAGGTGTTAACCTGTATGTGAAAAATCTTGATGATAGCATTGATGATGAGCGTCTCCGCAAGGCGTTTTCTCCATTTGGTACAATCACCAGTGCAAAGGTTATGATGGAAGGGGGCCACAGCAGAGGCTTcgggtttgtttgtttctctgcACCAGAAGAAGCTGCCAAAGCAGTTTCCGAAATGAATGGCAAATTGGTAGCTACTAAACCTCTCTATGTAGCTTTAGCTCAGCGCAAACGAGACCGCCAGGTTCACCTGACAAACCAATACATGCAGAGAATGGCCAGTTTCCAAGCCATGTCTAATCCAGTGTTCAGCCCCTATCAGCCACCTCCGACTTCCAGATACTTCATGACACCTCTTCCACAACCTCAGACACGCCCTGCCTATTATCCTTATGGGCAAATTCCTCAATTCAGACCGAGTCCTCCTCACTGGGCAGTTCCAGGGGGAAGATTTCATCCATTCCAGACCATCCCAGGTGTAATGCGTCCAAGAGGACCTGCACCTGCACCTGCACCTGCACCTGCACCATTTAATCCTGTGACGTCTTCATCCGTACCAGTTTCAGCACTTATGAATACTCAGCATATTGTTAATCCATCAAGCCAGATGTTAGGGCCACCAAATCCACCATTTATGCCTCCCATGCGCTCAGTTCAGCAATACAAATATGCTGCTGGAGTCCGCAATCCCAAACACCTCAATATGCCACTACCGGTTACTACTCCTCAGCCTGCTGGCCTTTTTGAATTCCAGGAGCCTCTAACTGCTTCCATGTTAGCTGCCACTCCTCCTCAGGAGCAAAAGCAGATCTTAGGGGAACGGCTGTTCCCTCTCATTCAAGCCCTAAATCCTGTTTTGGCTGGCAAGATCACTGGCATGCTGCTAGAGATCGACAACTCGGAGCTTCTTCACATGCTTGAGTCTCCTGAGTCTCTCCAGGCCAAAGTTGATGAAGCTGTGGCTGTCCTGGAAGCTCATCAGGCTAAAGAAGCTGCTGAGAAAAAAGGTGACACTGATCCAAAGATGCCACCAGATTAA